TCGGGTCGTGCGGCCCTCGCCCTTCGACGAGCCGCCGGCCCTGAGGCTTCAGCGCAGGCCCGCCGGTGAAGCCCTGAGGCCGGAGCCGAATCCGGACGGCGTCAATCCCGATAGCGTCGGCCGGACCGCCCCTCCGCGCAAGGTCGCGCGCGCGGCGCCGGCGCGGCCGGCCGATCTGCGCCCGGCGCTCCGGAACAGCCCCGAGGTCCCCGCGCCGAAGGCCGTTCCCGCCGATTCGGGAAGAACGGACGCGAAGGCTGACACCAAGACGGGCGGCAAGCCGGAGACGCGGGACGCGTCGATCGAGAAGGCGCAGCCGGCGACGTCCCCGGCGCCCACCGCGGAGAAGCCCGCAGAGAAGGTCGTGGCCGAAGCGCCCAAGCCGGACTCCAAGGATTGGAAGGATCCGCCCACGGACAAGAAGCCCGTGCGGGTCATCGGCGGGGCGACCATCGTCCCCGGTACCGTCGAGAAGGAACCGGGCGCCGCTCAGTAGCCCTACCCGGCGGTGATCAGCCGATCCGCGCCGGCGAAGACCGTGACGGTATCGGCCCGCGCGATGGCGCAGAGCGTCATGGCGTGGGCGCGGGCACGGTCCAGAGCCAGAGCCGTCGGCGCCGAGATCGCCACCACGATCGCGGCACCCAGACGTGCCGCCTTCTCGACCATCTCGAAGGAGCAGCGGCTGGTGATCACCAGGAAGCCGGCCCGCGTGTCGGCGCCGGACCGCATCAGTGCACCGATCAGCTTATCCAGCGCGTTGTGACGGCCGACATCCTCCCGGACGGCGACCAGTGTGCCGTCGAGCCGCGCCCAGGCGGCGGCGTGGACGGCCCGGGTCTCGGCTCCGAGCCGCTGGGCCTCGTCCAGGGCAGACAGGGCCCGGGCGATCGCCGAGACGGCGACCCGCACCTCCGAATCCATCCGCCGATCCGTGCGGGGCAGTTCCTTCAGGTCCTCGATGCCGCAGACGCCGCACCCGGTGCGGCCGCTGATGGCGCGCTTGCGCGCGAGGTGCTCGCGAAGCCGTCCGGGCGCCAGCTCGATATGGAGGCGCAGCCCGTCGGCGACGGTCTCCACCCGCGTTTCGCGGATCTCCTCCGCAGCCTCGACGATGCCCTCCGTGAGGCTGAACCCGTAGGCGAAATCCTCGAGATCTGCGGGCGTGCACATCATCACGGCATGCGGCACGCTGCCGTACACGAGGTTGACCGGCACCTCCGCGGCGAGGGCTCGCGCATCCAGCCGCGGCTCGGATCCCGTATAGGCTACGACCTGCATGGGCACCCGCACCGAGGCAGGGGGCAGGTCCTGGGATGGGCTCTCCGGGGCGGTCGGCATTCAGCGCTCCAATGTGCGGAAGAACTCCTATCCGCCGCCAGGTCCGTCGGGCAATCGGGTCGAAAATTACCGAACCCTCGCGGTGCGAACACGCCACGAGGCGCGGGGAACTGTCGGGAAAGCGCCTCATGCGACGCTTGTGCGGTTGCACCTCGACGGCCCTTGTGGTCTGAAGCGCCGGTCGGATAATGCCGGGTGACACAACCGGTACTCCGTCACGTCGGTACGATCCCGCACGCGATCAAGACGGGACGGTCCGGCAGCCGCCAGACAGTTTTGGGGAGCCACGAGAGGCAGATGCGGACGGTGCGGACGATCAACCGGTCACTCTGGAGCCTCGCCGCTCTCGGCGCCTCGCTCTTTCCGTTAACAGGCGCGCAGGCCGCGGGTTTCGGCCAGCCGGTGCCATGGGAGATGAGCCGGCAGATCCCGGTCACCGAGAACGCGCGCGACATCCTCAGCTTCGAGGTCGGCCTGCACTGGCTGTCGCTGGCGATCTCGGTCTTCGTGCTGGGCCTGATCCTGTGGTGCATCTTCCGCTTCGGCGAGAAGCGGAACCCCACCCCCTCGCGCACCACCCACAACACCGCCATCGAGGTCGCCTGGACGATCGTGCCGGTGCTGATCCTCGTCGCGGTGGCGATCCCGTCCTTCCGCCTGCTGCGCACGCAGCTCTCGGACCCGAAGGCCGACATGATCGTCAAGGTCATCGGCCACGCGTGGTACTGGTCCTACGAGTACCCGCAGACCGAGGCGGGCGGCGGCTTCACCTTCGATGCCAACATCGACGAGGACAAGCAGCCCCGCCTGCTCCAGACCGACAACGAGATGGTCGTCCCGGTCGGCAAGATCGTGAAGATCCAGGTCACCGCCGCCGACGTGCTGCATTCCTGGGCCATGCCGGCCTTCGGCTTCAAGATCGACGCCGTGCCCGGCCGCCTGAACCAGATGTGGTTCAAGGCCGACAAGGAAGGCACCTTCCACGGCCAGTGCTCCGAGCTGTGCGGCCAGCGCCACGCCTACATGCCGATCGTGGTCCGCGTCGTGAGCGAGCAGGCCTACGCCGACTGGCTGAAGGAGGCGAAGACCAAGTACGCCCGCATCGACAACGGCACGAGCTTCGCCGAGGCGCGCTGAGCCCCGGCTGACCGAACAGAACCCATCCGACTCACAAGGCACCCGAATCCATGGCTACAGCCGCAGCCCATGCCGAGGCCCACGAGGTCCACGACCACAAGCCGTCGTTCTTCGCCCGCTGGTTCCTGTCGACGAACCACAAGGACATCGGCACCCTCTATCTGCTCTTCGCCTTCTGCGCCGGCATGATCGGCGCCTTCCTCTCCTTCGGTATCCGGATGGAGATGGAGCAGCCGGGCCTGCAGTACTTCTCGAACCCCGCGACCTACAACGTGTTCGTCACGGGCCACGGCCTCATCATGGTGTTCTTCATGGTGATGCCGGCGCTGATCGGCGGCTTCGGCAACTGGTTCGTGCCCCTCATGATCGGCGCGCCCGACATGGCGTTCCCGCGCATGAACAACATCTCGTTCTGGCTGACGGTGGCGGGCTTCTGCTCCCTGCTGTGCTCGCTGTTCGTCGAAGGCGCCCCCGGCGCGTCCGGCGCCGGCACCGGCTGGACCGTCTACCCGCCGCTCTCGACCGCCGGCCATCCCGGCCCGGCCGTCGACTTCGCGATCTTCGCCCTGCACCTCTCGGGCGCGGGCTCGATCCTCGGCGCCATCAACTTCATCACCACCATCCTGAACATGCGCGCCCCCGGCATGACGCTGCACAAGATGCCGCTCTTCGCCTGGGCCGAGCTTGTGACCGCGTTCCTGCTGCTCCTGTCGCTGCCGGTGCTCGCGGGCGCCATCACGATGCTGCTGACCGACCGCAATTTCGGCACCACCTTCTTCGACCCGGCCGGCGGCGGTGACCCGATCCTGTACCAGCACCTGTTCTGGTTCTTCGGTCACCCCGAAGTGTACATCATGATCCTGCCGGCCTTCGGCATCGTGTCGCACATCATCGCCACGTTCTCGCGCAAGCCGGTCTTCGGCTACCTCGCGATGGCCTACGCCATGGTGGCGATCGGCGTGGTCGGCTTCGTCGTGTGGGCCCACCACATGTACACGGTCGGCCTGTCGCTCCAGACGCAGTCCTACTTCGTGTTCGCCACCATGGTGATCGCGGTCCCGACCGGCGTGAAGATCTTCTCGTGGATCGCCACGATGTGGGGCGGCTCGATCCGCTTCACCGCCGCGATGCACTGGGCGGTGGGCTTCATCTTCCTGTTCACCGTCGGTGGCGTCACCGGCGTCGTCCTCGCCAACTCGGCGGTCGATAAGTACCTGCACGACACCTACTACGTGGTTGCGCACTTCCACTACGTCCTGTCCCTGGGTGCCGTGTTCATCATCTTCGCCGGTGTCTACTACTGGTTCCCGAAGATGACCGGTCACATCATCCCGGAATGGGCCGGCAAGCTGCACTTCTGGCTGGCCTTCATCGGCGCGAACGTCCTGTTCTTCCCGATGCACTTCCTCGGGCTCGCCGGCATGCCGCGCCGCTACGCCGACTACCCGGACGCCTTCGCCCAGTGGCACAAGGTCTCGACCTATGGCGGCCACATCTTCGGCCTCGGCATGTTCGTGTTCGTGATCGGCGTGGTCCTGGCCTTCCGCTCCAAGGAGCGGGCCGCCGACAACCCGTGGGGCGAAGGCGCCACCACCCTCGAGTGGACGCTTCCCTCCCCGCCGCCCTTCCACCAGTTCGAGACGCTGCCCCGCATCGTCGACGAGCCGGGCGTGCACTGATACAAACCCCGCGAGGGCCGCATCGGCGGCCCTCGCCCTTCCCCGGAGGCCAGGTGTTGGCCTCCCGGCAAGGGCGAGCGTTGAGGGCGATCCGCACGGGCCCGGGTAGATCCTGGGCCCCGCTCACGCCGTCTCTTGGAACATTTCGAATTCGAGACTCGACCCGGCCGTGACGCGCGTGGCCGGGCGCCGACACAGCAGCAGCAGACGCGATGACGAGCCTGACGAACAGCATCGGCCGGGACGGTCCGGCCCCGGCCCTCACGGCGGCAGGCGGAGACGTTCCGGACTACTTCGCCCTGCTGAAGCCGCGGGTGATGGTCCTCGTGATCTTCACGGCGCTGGTCGGGATGGTGGTCTCGCAGGGCCACGTCCAGCCGGCGATCGGCGCGATCTCGCTCCTCGCCATCGCGGTCGGTGCCGGAGCGTCCGGCTGCCTCAACATGTGGTGGGACGCCGACATCGACGCGGTCATGAGCCGGACCGCGACCCGGCCGATCCCGTCGGGCCGGATCACCTCCGAGGAGGCGCTGGGTTTCGGGCTGTTCCTCTCCGTCGCCTCGGTGGTGGTGCTGGGGCTCGCCGCCAACCTCCTGGCTGCCGCGCTCCTCGCCTTCACCATCGTGTTCTACGCGGTGGTCTACTCGATGTGGCTGAAGCGGGCGACCGCGCAGAACATCGTCATCGGCGGCGCCGCCGGGGCCCTGCCGCCGGTCATCGGTCAGGCCGTCGTGACCGGATCGATCGGCGTCGAGTCGCTGATTCTGTTCGCGATCATCTTCATCTGGACGCCGCCACATTTCTGGGCGCTCGCCCTGATCAAGGCCGACGAGTACGCCCGAGCCGGTATCCCGATGATGCCAAACGTCGCCGGGCCGTCCTCTACCCGCCGCCAGATCGTATGGTACTCGCTGCTCCTCGCGCCGCTCGGGCTCGTGCCCGTGGCGCTCGGTTTCGGCGGCCTGATCTACGCGGTGATCGGCGTCGTCGGTGGCCTCGGCATGGTCGCCTTCAGCATCCGCGTCCTCCGGAACCGCGAAGGCGAGGCCGAGAAGAAGGCCGCCATGGGGATGTTCGGCTTCTCGATCCTCTACCTGTTCGCGCTGTTCTCGGCGCTGCTGGCGGAGCAGAGTTTCGGCCTGTTCCGTCCGGTCATGGGCTGACGCGATGGCGGATAACGAGGTCCAGTACCGTCCGCTCACGCCCGCGGAAGAGGCGCGCCGCCGCAAGCGGTCGATCGCCATCGCGCTGGCGCTCGGCGCCTGGGTCCTGCTGTTCTTCGTGCTGACGATCGTCAAGCTCGGGCCGCAGATCCTCAGCCGGCCGTTATGAGGAGACCGCGATGACCGCTCCCCGTGCCGACCTCGGACGCGGCGCCATGCGGACCGCCTTCGCCTGCGGGGGCCTCGCCGTCGGCATGGTCGGGCTCGCCTTCGCGTCGGTCCCGCTCTACGACGCGTTCTGCAAGGCGACCGGCTACGACGGGACCCCCCGCCAGGGCCCCGCCCTCGCGGCGTCCGCGGCGCGCAGCGACGACAGCATGGTCGTTCATTTCGACACGAACGTCGCTCCGGGCCTGTCTTGGAAGTTCGCGCCGGAGGCGAACCGCGTCGAAGCGAAGCTCGGTGAGACCAAGACCGTGTTCTTCCGGGTGCAGAACACCGGCACGAAGCCGTCGACGGGCGTAGCGACCTTCAACGTCCAGCCCGGCCTCATGGGCGGTTACTTCGTCAAGATCGCCTGCTTCTGCTTCAACGAGCAGACGCTGCAGCCCGGCGAGACTCTGGACGTGCCCGTGGTGTTCTATGTCGATCCGGCGGTCCGGGACGATTCGAACACTGCGCATCTCTCGGAGATGACCCTGTCCTACACCTACTTCGCCGCCAAGAACGGCCAGCCGGTGACGGGACCTGTGGCGAATTCGGCGTCTTCGGGCACGAAGGGCGATTTGTGATCGCGGGACCGTGACAACACGGGGCCGCAGCGACTAAAGGTGCCGACAAGCTTGGGCGTGGTCCGTGCCGCGCCCGGCCAACAGCAAGCAGCGTAAGGCCGTAAGCCGGGAACGGCGCAGGGCGCGAGGGTGAGGAGCGACGGGACGATGGCCGAGGCGCACGCCAAGAATCACGACTTTCACATCCTGAACCCGAGTCCATGGCCGCTGATCGGCGCCTTCTCGGGCTTCCTGATGGCGTTCGGCGCCGTCTTCTGGATGAAGAGCCTCCAGATCGGCACACTGTCCCCGGGCCCCTATATCTTCGGCGCCGGCACGATCGGCGTCCTCTACACCATGTTCTCGTGGTGGAAGGACGTGGCGCACGAGGCCAATTCCGGCGACCACACCCGGGTCGTCCAGCTCCATCACCGCTACGGCATGATGATGTTCATCGCCTCCGAGGTGATGTTCTTCGTCGCGTGGTTCTGGGCCTACTTCGAGGCCGCCCTCTACACCGCCGACCCGATCCAGGTCTCGCGCGTGGAGTTCACCGGCGGCGTCTGGCCGCCCAAGGGCATCGAGGCGTTCGATCCCTGGCACCTGCCCCTTCTGAACACCCTGATCCTGCTGACCTCGGGCACCACGGTGACCTGGGCGCACCACGCGCTGCTGGAGGGCGACCGCAAGGGCCTGAAGTACGGCCTGTGGCTGACCATCATCCTCGGCGTGCTGTTCACCGCCTGCCAAGCCTACGAGTACAGCCACGCCGAGTTCGGCTTCTCGGGCAGCATCTACTCGTCGACCTTCTTCATGGCGACGGGCTTCCACGGCGCCCACGTGATCATCGGCACGATCTTCCTCGCGGTCTGCCTGTTCCGGGCCTATGCCGGCCAGTTCACGCCGCGCCAGCACCTCGGCTTCGAGTTCGCCGCCTGGTACTGGCACTTCGTCGATGTCGTGTGGCTGTTCCTGTTCGCCGCCATCTACGTGTGGGGCTCGGGCGTCTTCCACGGCGGCGGCGCCCACTGAGGCCGATCCATCCCGCCAGCGCATGGCGGCTGTGCGAAGGGCGGCTCCGGCCGCCCTTTTTCGTGCCGACCCGACCAAATCCCCATATCGATAGGACGCGTCGGGCGCCGCCCGTGCGCGGTATCCCGGATCGGTCTGGAGTTCGCCCGTGGACCAACGCACCTACACGAGCCCGCCTCCGGTCCCAACGGGCCTGCGCGGTCGATGCCCGCGCTGCGGTGAGGGCCACCTGTTCAAGGGGTACCTGACCCTCCGGCCCTCCTGCGAGGTCTGCGGCCTGGACTACGCCAGCTTCGATTCGGCCGACGGGCCGGCCTTCTTCGTGATGTCCATCGTCGGCCTGATCGTGGTCGGGCTCGCCCTCTGGATGGAGATCACCTACGAGCCGCCGATCTGGGTTCACGCCGTTGTGGCGGCGACCCTCTCGATCGGACTCAGCCTGATCCTGGTTCGCCCGCTCAAAGGCATGCTCATCGCGCTCCAGTACAGCAACAAGGCCGAGGAAGGACGCTTCGAGCGGTGACCTTGTCGGCAACATCGCGGCAAGCGTGGCGCGACCTGATCGCGCCGGGCCTCGCCTCGCTCGTCGCGCTCACCATCCTCCTCAGCCTCGGAACGTGGCAGCTCGAGCGCCGGGCCTGGAAGGAGGATCTGATCGCCCGGATCCTGCGTCAGAGCCGCGCCGAGCCGGTGGCACCCCCGGCGCCCGACGCCTGGGACCCGGCCCGGGACGAGTTCCGCCATGTCCGCGTCACCGGGCGCTTCCTCAACGACCGCGAGACCCTGGTCCACGGGCTCGCTCCGGGCGAGACGCCGGGCCGCGCGCTCCAGGGTTACTATGTCCTCACCCCGCTCGTCCGCCCGGAAGGCGGCACGGTGCTGATCAACCGCGGCTTCGTCCCGACCGAGCTGAAGGCACAGGGCGATCGCCGGGACGGCCTGATCGAGGGCGAGACCACCGTCACCGGCATTCTCCGCGCCAGCGAAGTCAGGGGCCTGTTCGTGCCGGAGCCGGATCCAGCCCGCGGCGAATGGTTCAATCGTGACATCCCCGGCATCGCGGCCGCACGGGGCCTCAAGGATGCGGCTCCCTACCTGATCGAGGCCGATGCCGTTCCGGGCCAGACCACGTGGCCGCGGGGCGGCCAGCTGCGGGTCGACCTCCCCAACAACCATCTGCAA
The sequence above is drawn from the Methylobacterium mesophilicum SR1.6/6 genome and encodes:
- the fdhD gene encoding formate dehydrogenase accessory sulfurtransferase FdhD, whose product is MPTAPESPSQDLPPASVRVPMQVVAYTGSEPRLDARALAAEVPVNLVYGSVPHAVMMCTPADLEDFAYGFSLTEGIVEAAEEIRETRVETVADGLRLHIELAPGRLREHLARKRAISGRTGCGVCGIEDLKELPRTDRRMDSEVRVAVSAIARALSALDEAQRLGAETRAVHAAAWARLDGTLVAVREDVGRHNALDKLIGALMRSGADTRAGFLVITSRCSFEMVEKAARLGAAIVVAISAPTALALDRARAHAMTLCAIARADTVTVFAGADRLITAG
- the coxB gene encoding cytochrome c oxidase subunit II, with amino-acid sequence MRTVRTINRSLWSLAALGASLFPLTGAQAAGFGQPVPWEMSRQIPVTENARDILSFEVGLHWLSLAISVFVLGLILWCIFRFGEKRNPTPSRTTHNTAIEVAWTIVPVLILVAVAIPSFRLLRTQLSDPKADMIVKVIGHAWYWSYEYPQTEAGGGFTFDANIDEDKQPRLLQTDNEMVVPVGKIVKIQVTAADVLHSWAMPAFGFKIDAVPGRLNQMWFKADKEGTFHGQCSELCGQRHAYMPIVVRVVSEQAYADWLKEAKTKYARIDNGTSFAEAR
- the ctaD gene encoding cytochrome c oxidase subunit I — its product is MATAAAHAEAHEVHDHKPSFFARWFLSTNHKDIGTLYLLFAFCAGMIGAFLSFGIRMEMEQPGLQYFSNPATYNVFVTGHGLIMVFFMVMPALIGGFGNWFVPLMIGAPDMAFPRMNNISFWLTVAGFCSLLCSLFVEGAPGASGAGTGWTVYPPLSTAGHPGPAVDFAIFALHLSGAGSILGAINFITTILNMRAPGMTLHKMPLFAWAELVTAFLLLLSLPVLAGAITMLLTDRNFGTTFFDPAGGGDPILYQHLFWFFGHPEVYIMILPAFGIVSHIIATFSRKPVFGYLAMAYAMVAIGVVGFVVWAHHMYTVGLSLQTQSYFVFATMVIAVPTGVKIFSWIATMWGGSIRFTAAMHWAVGFIFLFTVGGVTGVVLANSAVDKYLHDTYYVVAHFHYVLSLGAVFIIFAGVYYWFPKMTGHIIPEWAGKLHFWLAFIGANVLFFPMHFLGLAGMPRRYADYPDAFAQWHKVSTYGGHIFGLGMFVFVIGVVLAFRSKERAADNPWGEGATTLEWTLPSPPPFHQFETLPRIVDEPGVH
- a CDS encoding heme o synthase, encoding MTSLTNSIGRDGPAPALTAAGGDVPDYFALLKPRVMVLVIFTALVGMVVSQGHVQPAIGAISLLAIAVGAGASGCLNMWWDADIDAVMSRTATRPIPSGRITSEEALGFGLFLSVASVVVLGLAANLLAAALLAFTIVFYAVVYSMWLKRATAQNIVIGGAAGALPPVIGQAVVTGSIGVESLILFAIIFIWTPPHFWALALIKADEYARAGIPMMPNVAGPSSTRRQIVWYSLLLAPLGLVPVALGFGGLIYAVIGVVGGLGMVAFSIRVLRNREGEAEKKAAMGMFGFSILYLFALFSALLAEQSFGLFRPVMG
- a CDS encoding cytochrome c oxidase assembly protein, with protein sequence MTAPRADLGRGAMRTAFACGGLAVGMVGLAFASVPLYDAFCKATGYDGTPRQGPALAASAARSDDSMVVHFDTNVAPGLSWKFAPEANRVEAKLGETKTVFFRVQNTGTKPSTGVATFNVQPGLMGGYFVKIACFCFNEQTLQPGETLDVPVVFYVDPAVRDDSNTAHLSEMTLSYTYFAAKNGQPVTGPVANSASSGTKGDL
- a CDS encoding cytochrome c oxidase subunit 3 is translated as MAEAHAKNHDFHILNPSPWPLIGAFSGFLMAFGAVFWMKSLQIGTLSPGPYIFGAGTIGVLYTMFSWWKDVAHEANSGDHTRVVQLHHRYGMMMFIASEVMFFVAWFWAYFEAALYTADPIQVSRVEFTGGVWPPKGIEAFDPWHLPLLNTLILLTSGTTVTWAHHALLEGDRKGLKYGLWLTIILGVLFTACQAYEYSHAEFGFSGSIYSSTFFMATGFHGAHVIIGTIFLAVCLFRAYAGQFTPRQHLGFEFAAWYWHFVDVVWLFLFAAIYVWGSGVFHGGGAH
- a CDS encoding DUF983 domain-containing protein; translation: MDQRTYTSPPPVPTGLRGRCPRCGEGHLFKGYLTLRPSCEVCGLDYASFDSADGPAFFVMSIVGLIVVGLALWMEITYEPPIWVHAVVAATLSIGLSLILVRPLKGMLIALQYSNKAEEGRFER
- a CDS encoding SURF1 family cytochrome oxidase biogenesis protein, whose product is MTLSATSRQAWRDLIAPGLASLVALTILLSLGTWQLERRAWKEDLIARILRQSRAEPVAPPAPDAWDPARDEFRHVRVTGRFLNDRETLVHGLAPGETPGRALQGYYVLTPLVRPEGGTVLINRGFVPTELKAQGDRRDGLIEGETTVTGILRASEVRGLFVPEPDPARGEWFNRDIPGIAAARGLKDAAPYLIEADAVPGQTTWPRGGQLRVDLPNNHLQYAFTWFGLAACLIGVFSVFAWRRLHDSEPARAT